From a single Brassica rapa cultivar Chiifu-401-42 chromosome A01, CAAS_Brap_v3.01, whole genome shotgun sequence genomic region:
- the LOC103849485 gene encoding probable inactive serine/threonine-protein kinase fnkC yields MSNHYTNTVSTVLLLFFLFISSASSSSFIRQYTDGFNKNFQQENGAVPDSIRGEAHYLRQHEQEISSRDYKLSASNTVKGLRDRPPSSYSLKMESFNTLLKSTNADKYVSRPFSAAGYKWTLVVYPNGNKNDNGAGFLSLYVAIDNSTLSPHQEVFVDLRFYVFNRVEKKYLTIQDTDGWRFSYFKTMWGFSQVLPVNTFKDSNNGYLYDGDHCEFGVDVTTPTVFKESELFTVTDKFYNPKYTWSIQKFSTLLEDSYYSDVFSIGGRRWNIKVYPGGCATGKGKAVSMFLILNANEKFRPYEKIYVGAKLRVLNQRNFNSVEKQIDNWYNGPGYGDGSGWGYYEFIPFSDLKDSSKGFLVNDVLMVQVEIEAISSTKYFPS; encoded by the exons ATGAGTAATCACTACACAAACACCGTTTCTACTGTTTTACTCTTGTTTTTCCTCTTCATATCCTCTGCCTCTTCAAGTTCCTTTATACGACAATACACTGATGGCTTCAACAAAAACTTTCAAC AGGAGAATGGAGCAGTACCAGACTCAATCCGGGGAGAAGCGCATTACTTACGTCAACATGAACAAGAGATCTCATCACGTGACTATAAACTCTCAGCTTCAAACACAGTGAAGGGTCTAAGAGACCGTCCTCCATCTTCTTACTCTTTGAAGATGGAGTCTTTTAACACGCTCCTCAAGTCAACCAACGCAGACAAATATGTTTCACGTCCTTTCTCAGCCGCTGGCTATAAGTG GACACTTGTTGTGTACCCAAACGGGAACAAGAATGATAATGGTGCAGGGTTCCTTTCGCTTTATGTAGCCATAGACAACTCAACACTCTCTCCACACCAAGAGGTTTTCGTGGATCTCAGGTTTTACGTGTTCAACAGGGTAGAGAAGAAGTACCTCACGATCCAAG ATACCGATGGATGGAGGTTTAGTTACTTCAAAACGATGTGGGGGTTCTCTCAGGTTCTCCCTGTTAATACATTTAAAGACTCGAACAACGGATACCTTTACGATGGAGATCACTGCGAGTTTGGTGTTGATGTGACCACTCCCACTGTCTTTAAAGAATCAGAACTTTTCACTGTTACTGACAAGTTCTATAACCCGAAGTACACATGGAGTATTCAGAAGTTCTCCACCTTGCTCGAAGATAGTTACTACTCTGATGTGTTCTCAATCggaggaagaagatg GAATATAAAAGTGTATCCGGGTGGTTGTGCCACGGGAAAGGGAAAAGCTGTATCCATGTTCCTTATCCTTAATGCGAACGAGAAATTCAGACCCTATGAGAAAATTTATGTTGGAGCCAAGCTTCGAGTTCTTAACCAACGCAACTTCAATAGCGTCGAAAAGCAAA tTGATAATTGGTACAATGGTCCGGGATATGGAGATGGATCTGGTTGGGGTTATTATGAATTTATTCCATTCTCTGATCTCAAAGATTCATCAAAGGGTTTTCTTGTGAATGATGTGTTGATGGTTCAAGTCGAAATTGAAGCCATTTCTTCAACCAAGTATTTCCCTAGTTAG